The following nucleotide sequence is from Saccharomyces kudriavzevii IFO 1802 strain IFO1802 genome assembly, chromosome: 5.
CGCGGGGAGACAGAGGcaaaaagcaaagaaaagcaaaaaacaaaaaaaaacaaaaaaaacagggGTAAGAGAAAAGACACGCTTTTCCACGCGCagcaaaaaggaaaaggaaactcTTTATTATTGGACCTTAAAACTGAAAACGAAACGAAGTGTAACATAAAACCGTGTGGTTTCTGCAAAAATAACTTACTTTTTCctacttttcaaaaataatagcGCAAGCAAGtgagaaaagaaagcaaaataaagataaatTAAAGATAACAATGTCAACCAGTCGTGAAGATTCTGTGTATTTGGCCAAGTTGGCTGAACAGGCCGAACGTTATGAAGAAATGGTCGAAAACATGAAGACCGTTGCCTCTTCCGGCCAAGAATTGTCCGTCGAAGAACGTAATTTGTTGTCGGTTGCTTACAAGAACGTTATCGGTGCTCGTCGTGCCTCCTGGAGAATTGTTTCTTCTATCGAGCAAAAGGAGGAGTCCAAGGAAAAATCTGAACACCAGGTCGAGTTGATTCGCTCGTACCGTTCGAAGATTGAGACGGAACTAACCAAGATCTCCGACGACATTTTGTCCGTGCTAGACTCTCATTTGATTCCATCCGCTACCACCGGCGAGTCCAAGGTCTTCTACTACAAGATGAAAGGTGACTACCATCGTTATTTGGCTGAATTTTCCAGTGGCGACGCTAGAGAAAAGGCAACCAACGCCTCTTTGGAGGCCTACAAGACTGCTTCCGAGATTGCCACCACAGAGTTACCCCCAACTCACCCAATCCGTTTAGGTTTGGCCCTAAACTTCTCAGTCTTCTACTACGAAATCCAAAACTCTCCAGACAAAGCCTGCCATTTGGCCAAGCAAGCCTTCGACGACGCTATTGCCGAACTGGACACTCTATCCGAAGAATCATACAAAGATAGCACATTGATCATGCAACTGCTAAGGGACAATCTAACTTTATGGACTTCAGACATGTCCGAATCGGGCCAAGCTGAGGaccaacagcaacaacagcaacagcagcaaccacctgctgctgctgctgctgctgccgAAGGTGAAGCACCAAAGTAAGTATTCCGATaaatccaaagaaaaatcattaaaaaaaagaaaaaaataagaacgGGGGTGTAATAATTTATAGTTCATTATTGCCattatatatctatatctatatgtatacatatataacATCAACATACGCGTGTACACACACAAACGTGTGAGTATGTGGATGTATGTGTTACTTGAATTATATCGTTTTGACGTGTACATTTATTTAGCTCTCTTCTGATTCCTCCACCACCCCTCGCCTGCCCGGGTAAACGTCGCATCATGACTCCCGACAAATGATCCCCTCTGGCATAACAAGAAGCAACTCCACTTTCGTAACGGCAAAAACTTTTTACACTTATCACATCTCAAGCCATACAAAAGAGTCGTGTATAGCAATAAGAAGGGAAACCACGTCCGTGCCAATGCTTGCTGCTTCATTCAAACGCCAACCATCGCAATTGGTCCGTGGGCTAGGAAGTGTTCTCCACACTTCCACCAGGCTAGGCCATATTCGTACTATGGCAACTTTAAAAACTAACGATAAGAAGGCCCCTGAGGATATCGAGGGCTCGGATACAGTGCAAATCGAGTTGCCTGAATCCTCCTTCGAGTCGTACATGCTGGACCCCCCAGACTTGTCTTATGAGACTTCCAAAGCCACCTTGTTACAAATGTATAAAGATATGGTCATCATCAGAAGAATGGAGATGGCTTGCGATGCCCTGTACaaggccaaaaaaatcagaggTTTCTGCCATCTATCTGTCGGCCAGGAAGCTATTGCCGTCGGTATCGAAAATGCCATAACAAAATTGGACTCCATCATCACGTCTTACAGATGTCACGGTTTCACCTTCATGAGAGGTGCTTCAGTGAAGGCCGTCCTGGCTGAATTGATGGGCAGAAGAGCCGGTGTCTCCTTCGGTAAGGGTGGTTCCATGCATCTTTACGCTCCAGGCTTCTACGGTGGTAATGGTATCGTGGGTGCCCAGGTTCCCTTGGGTGCCGGTTTGGCTTTCGCTCACCAATATAAGAACGAAGATGCCTGCTCTTTCACTTTGTATGGTGATGGTGCTTCCAACCAAGGTCAGGTCTTTGAGTCATTCAACATGGCCAAGTTATGGAACTTGCCCGTCGTGTTTTGTTGTGAGAACAACAAATATGGTATGGGTACCGCTGCTTCGAGGTCCTCCGCCATGACCGAGTACTTTAAACGTGGTCAATACATCCCAGGTCTGAAGGTCAACGGTATGGATATTTTAGCTGTCTACCAAGCTTCCAAGTTTGCTAAGGACTGGTGTCTATCTGGCAAGGGTCCTCTTGTCTTGGAATACGAAACCTATAGATACGGTGGTCATTCTATGTCCGACCCTGGTACCACATACAGAACTAGAGACGAAATCCAACACATGAGATCCAAGAACGATCCAATTGCCGGTCTCAAGATGCATTTGATCGACTTGGGTATTGCCACTGAAGCGGAAGTCAAGGCTTACGACAAGTCCGCTAGAAAATACGTTGACGAACAAGTTGAATTGGCTGACGCCGCTCCCCCTCCAGAGGCTAAACTATCTATCCTATTCGAAGATGTCTACGTGAAAGGTACGGAAACTCCAACTTTAAGAGGAAGAATCCCTGAAGACACGTGGGACTTCAAAAAGCAAGGTTTTGCCTCTAGAGATTAATCAACCGCAGAGAAAATAATGGagtagaaaaaaacaaaacaataataCTATGATCGCAAgatattcttttccagAAGTACCATTCTacagcaaaaaaatgtaaatcACGTATATTTTAATTGTATATCGAAAATATAGCTTTTTTTATGCCTTTTTGGTTTTCATTGCTTTTTCCCCCCACACTGTGCACTCTTTTTAACGCACCGAAATTAGCCGCCCAACTCTCAACTTTTGtataaaaaggaaaggaaGATTGATTAAGATATAAGGTTCGGTTGTACTGTCTTGTGTACATCTTGGTTTGCTATGCTAAGTACCGACGTGCCCGAAAAACGATGTCTGTTACTGGAACTGAAGTGGACAACGatacaacaaaaaatattcttggTGTGGATGAATTACAGAACTACGGCATCAATGCTTCagatcttcaaaaattgaaatcagGCGGGATATACACAGTCAATGTATGTTAAAGTGACTTTGCATATTGACGTAATGttgtctttattttttttactaacTTTTAATTGTGAGTAATTGCTCTTTGGTTAAAGACTGTTCTATCAACAACAAGGAGACACCTTTGTAGAATAAAAGGATTAAGTGAGGTTAAAGTGGAAAAGATCAAAGAAGCAGCCGGCAAAATCATTCAGGTGGGCTTCATTCCCGCCACCGTTCAGTTGGATATAAGACAACGTGTGTATTCATTATCAACCGGATCGAAACAATTAGACTCTGTCCTGGGTGGAGGAATAATGACGATGAGTATCACAGAAGTCTTTGGTGAATTCAGGTGTGGTAAGACACAGATGTCTCATACCTTATGTGTCACAACACAGCTTCCGAGAGAAATGGGAGGCGGTGAAGGTAAAGTGGCATATATTGATACCGAGGGTACTTTCAGGCCAGAGAGAATCAAACAAATTGCAGAAGGTTACGAACTCGATCCTGAATCATGTTTGGCAAACGTCTCCTATGCTAGAGCCTTGAATAGTGAACATCAAATGGAACTTGTAGAACAGTTGGGTGAAGAACTCAGTTCCGGAGACTATCGTCTAATTGTGGTGGATTCTATAATGGCAAATTTTAGAGTGGATTATTGTGGTAGAGGTGAACTAAGTGAAAGACAGCAGAAGTTGAATCAacatcttttcaaattaaaTAGATTGGCAGAGGAATTCAATGTCGCTGTATTTTTAACGAATCAAGTTCAATCAGACCCCGGAGCTTCTGCATTATTTGCGTCTGCAGATGGTAGGAAACCCATTGGAGGGCACGTCTTGGCACACGCTTCAGCAACAAGAATTCTATTGAGAAAAGGTCGTGGGGACGAAAGAGTTGCCAAATTGCAAGACTCTCCAGATATGCCCGAAAAAGAGTGCGTTTATGTAATTGGTGAAAAGGGTATTACAGATTCAAGTGATTAGACCTTTGTATATTgtatttgatgaagattttaCATTGCTTTTTACgaaaacttttttcttatttaaTTATTAATGTTTTTGCATGATTCTATGTTCAATGAACTTAAAAACTGGAGTAATGCCATCATTTACGTAGAAAATACTGCTGGCAATTCTAATGCGTATATACGGAACTAAATATTACTACCGtgatatattattttctaaaGTCCTCACGGATGacatattttcaaaatcaaatgaCTGAAGCAGCTCATCATCCTCCTCGGTAAACAGTTCGTTTTCAGACCCATTATCCAAATACCTCAAGGGACTAGTGTACGCAATTGAAGGGTACGTATAAAATAAAGTGCGTTCCTCttttaattgaaaaaatcccAAAGAATCCCTTGATAACAAATAATATAAAACATAATCCCTCTTTCTGACAAGATTCTTGAGTTCTTGATACTCTAATTCTCGTTCGAAAACCGGATATGTGCAAGCAATCTCGTCCGTTATAATAGCTTCTACAATAGCTTCGTAATCATCGGGCTCAATTCTATTTTCGTAGTTATACAGATGATAAAAGGGGCCACAGTCGAAATTACGGTCGCATTCGTCGAGAATAAGATCGGAATCGGATTGTaaatatattatattttttggtGTGACAACAGTAGAATTCTCAGGCCCTGATATTTTCTGTATAAGTGGGGAATCCGGTATATAATCAAGGTTAATATCACTCAATTCATCTGATTCTAAGCCAGTACGAATTTCAGATCTGTCAGACTTCTCAAAGCTTACCTGAACCGGGATCtgttttgcttttttcccTTCATCCAGATCTTTTCTATGATTAAAGTTTAAATCACGAAGCCTTATATTGTCAGGATCCTTGGATTTTGTCGCTGTCTTTTCCTTTATCAAGAAACTGCTTGGTTTCTTATGTAAGAAAAGATGTGCTTGATTTTCATCTTGCTGCAATCTTCCATTGATATTCATTTTGGTCCTATATCTGAGAGTCTATATTGCAAGGCTTGCCGCAAGAAGTAGAAACTAAACGAGTGGTAATACAACTTCTAGAGGAATGTATGCCATAATCATGAAATAACCGCAATAAAATCTTTCGAGGGTGTCTTTTCAGAAActtatccttttttcttcatgcTTTCTTTGTGGCGTTTTCCACACTTAGACACACCATACTGACTACTTCGTAACAAGCGCAAGGCATGGAAATCCAGCAGAGAGAAAAGACAAATGCATGGAAAGTTTGTCGGGCATTAATGAAGTGCATCCATTTGATTGTTTACCTATTTCAACTGGGAAAAAGACACTGAAAAGCTATTTTTCTAGCACGTTACTagatttcatca
It contains:
- the PDA1 gene encoding pyruvate dehydrogenase (acetyl-transferring) subunit E1 alpha (similar to Saccharomyces cerevisiae PDA1 (YER178W); ancestral locus Anc_8.246); the encoded protein is MLAASFKRQPSQLVRGLGSVLHTSTRLGHIRTMATLKTNDKKAPEDIEGSDTVQIELPESSFESYMLDPPDLSYETSKATLLQMYKDMVIIRRMEMACDALYKAKKIRGFCHLSVGQEAIAVGIENAITKLDSIITSYRCHGFTFMRGASVKAVLAELMGRRAGVSFGKGGSMHLYAPGFYGGNGIVGAQVPLGAGLAFAHQYKNEDACSFTLYGDGASNQGQVFESFNMAKLWNLPVVFCCENNKYGMGTAASRSSAMTEYFKRGQYIPGLKVNGMDILAVYQASKFAKDWCLSGKGPLVLEYETYRYGGHSMSDPGTTYRTRDEIQHMRSKNDPIAGLKMHLIDLGIATEAEVKAYDKSARKYVDEQVELADAAPPPEAKLSILFEDVYVKGTETPTLRGRIPEDTWDFKKQGFASRD
- the DMC1 gene encoding recombinase DMC1 (similar to Saccharomyces cerevisiae DMC1 (YER179W); ancestral locus Anc_8.249); amino-acid sequence: MTMSITEVFGEFRCGKTQMSHTLCVTTQLPREMGGGEGKVAYIDTEGTFRPERIKQIAEGYELDPESCLANVSYARALNSEHQMELVEQLGEELSSGDYRLIVVDSIMANFRVDYCGRGELSERQQKLNQHLFKLNRLAEEFNVAVFLTNQVQSDPGASALFASADGRKPIGGHVLAHASATRILLRKGRGDERVAKLQDSPDMPEKECVYVIGEKGITDSSD
- the BMH1 gene encoding 14-3-3 family protein BMH1 (similar to Saccharomyces cerevisiae BMH2 (YDR099W) and BMH1 (YER177W); ancestral locus Anc_8.243) yields the protein MSTSREDSVYLAKLAEQAERYEEMVENMKTVASSGQELSVEERNLLSVAYKNVIGARRASWRIVSSIEQKEESKEKSEHQVELIRSYRSKIETELTKISDDILSVLDSHLIPSATTGESKVFYYKMKGDYHRYLAEFSSGDAREKATNASLEAYKTASEIATTELPPTHPIRLGLALNFSVFYYEIQNSPDKACHLAKQAFDDAIAELDTLSEESYKDSTLIMQLLRDNLTLWTSDMSESGQAEDQQQQQQQQQPPAAAAAAAEGEAPK
- the ISC10 gene encoding Isc10p (similar to Saccharomyces cerevisiae ISC10 (YER180C); ancestral locus Anc_8.252), translating into MNINGRLQQDENQAHLFLHKKPSSFLIKEKTATKSKDPDNIRLRDLNFNHRKDLDEGKKAKQIPVQVSFEKSDRSEIRTGLESDELSDINLDYIPDSPLIQKISGPENSTVVTPKNIIYLQSDSDLILDECDRNFDCGPFYHLYNYENRIEPDDYEAIVEAIITDEIACTYPVFERELEYQELKNLVRKRDYVLYYLLSRDSLGFFQLKEERTLFYTYPSIAYTSPLRYLDNGSENELFTEEDDELLQSFDFENMSSVRTLENNISR